The following DNA comes from Noviherbaspirillum sp. L7-7A.
GTCGCCACCGACGTCGCCGCCCGCGGCCTGGACGTGGAGCGCATCAGCCATGTGGTCAACTATGACGTGCCGCACGACCCGGAAAGCTATACCCACCGCATCGGCCGCACCGGCCGCGCCGGGCGCAGCGGCGAAGCGATCCTGTTCATCACGCCCCGCGAGAAGGGCCTGCTGCGGGTGATCGAGCGCGCCACGCGCCAGCCGGTGTCGCCGCTGACGCTGCCGACGGTGGAGGCGGTCAACGATGTGCGCATCGCCCGCTTCAAGGACCAGATCGCCGATGCCCTGGCTGGTGGCGGACTGGAGATCTATCGCGACCTGATCGAGCAGTACGAGAGCGAGAAGAATGTACCGGCGATCGAGATCGCCGCCGCGCTGGCCAGGATGGCGCGCGGCGATGTACCGCTGCTGCTGGAGAAGCCGCGGCGCGAGCCGGCGGCGGAACGGCCGGAGCGTGCCGAGCGTTTTGAACGTGCCGAGCGCCCTGAGCGCTCCGACCGATTCAGTCGCGACGAGCGCGAAGCCCCGCCGCGCCGGGAACGCGCGGAACGCGGCGAGCGCCCGGCTGAGGCCGGCATGGCACGCTTCCGGATCGAGGTCGGGCACATGCACGGCGTCAAGCCCGGCAATATCGTCGGCGCGATTGCCAACGAGGCCGGCATGGATGCGAAGAATATCGGCCGCATCGACATCGAGGACGACCACAGCCTGCTCGACCTGCCCGACGGCCTGCCGGACGATGTGATCAACAAGCTGAAAGGCGTGCGCATCTCCGGCCGCCAGTTGCACCTCAGCCGCGTCGGCGAACAAGTGGAAAAGATTTTCACCCCGGCGCCCGCGCCGCGCCCGGCCAGCCGCGAGGCAGCCACGGCGCCGCGCGCCGAGCGCGCCTCAGCCGAGCGTGCTCCAGCCGAGCGTGCGCCGCGTGAACCGGCAGAAGAGCGCGCACCGCGCGAGCGGCCAGTGCGGGATGCGGGGGCTGAGAGCGTAACCGAGCGCGCGCCGAAGAAGGACCGCAAGGGCGATATCGGCATGGAGCGCTACCGCATCGAAGTCGGGAGCAGCCATGGCGTCAAGCCGGCCAACATCGTCGGCGCCATCGCCAATGAAGCCGGGCTGGAAGCGAAGTACATCGGCCACATCGACATCTTCGACGACCACAGCGTGGTGGACCTGCCCGAAGGCATGCCCAAGGAACTGCTGCAGCATCTCAAGACCGTATGGGTGGCTGGCCAGCAGCTTCGCATCTCCCATGCAGACGGCCCGCCGGCAGCGCCCAGGGCGCCCGGCAAGCGTCCGCCGCTGACCGTGCCCAAGCGCGGCGCTGAACGTCGCGTGGACGAGAAGAAGACCCACCGCAAGGGCGGCAAGCCGAAGTAATTACGGCGCTGAGCGCATGGCGCAATGCCGGGGCGGCATTGCGCCTGGCAAGGCCAACTTCTGCACCATCGTCTCTCGGTAAAAAGCGCCGCTGTTCGGGACTGCGGTCCCGCCAAGGGCACGCTTCTCAATCAATTCCATTGCCAAGCCAGGCCCGCTGGCGGCCTGCGGCCGGCTGTTTGCGGCCTGGCCCCGGCGCCCGTCCCGGTCAGTCCAAAGCGCCGTTCTCGGCCAGTTCCCTGACCATGCGGATGGTATCGATGTCGGCCTCTTCATAGGCCGAGCGGCGGAATTCGTTGTAGAACGCCTCCGCCTGGTTTTCCTCGCCCTGATGATCGTCATAGATGAAGCGCACATACAGCGCGCCCGGCTGCGGCTCCTCGATGGTCATCGTCAGGTCCGACATCGGGATGTCCTTCTGTTGCGGCACGTGGTAATGCACCTGCATCTGCGGCAGATAGCTCACGCGGTCGCGGATCACGGTGTCGCCGTAGCGCAGTTCGCGCTCCACCAGGGCGGCGGATTTTTCCAGAATGTCGCAGGCATCGAGATGCGGCACGAACATTTTCGGCCGCTCGGCCCGCAACACCAGCCCGCGCCAGAGTTGCGCCCGCGACAGCGGCTCGATCAGCGGATTGAGCGGATCGTTGATTTCGACGAGATGGGAAAATTTCATGGCGGATACGCCGCGTGAGACGGCGGCGTAAGGGAAGAAATGGAAAAGGGCGACTTTATCATGAGTGAGGTAGGGGCTGGGGACGAAGGGCGCCGTTGCAGTTGCGGTCGTTGTCATCAACTTCCCCCCGAGCGCGCCGTGAAGGCAATGCCTGCAGCGAACAAGGCTCTGCTTTCTTAGGGTGCAATGCCCCGCAGGGGCATTGCACCATGGGTCGATCAAGAAAGTCGGCCGGCAATGCCATCCCGGTTTGCGAACAGCGGTGCAATGCCCTTCGGGTATTGCACCCTATGAAGGGGCTCACGTTTGCGGCCGCATTTGCAGTACGCGTCGCAACAGTTGCCGTTGCGCGTGAAGCCAACGCCAGCTGCATTCATCGCCCCGACGGCGTCATCCTCATCACTCCGCTACAATACCCTGCTCCTTTCCGCCAATGATTGTCTGCATGACCACCACCCCCCAGTTCGGCCTGAATGCCCCGCAGCGCGAGGCCGTGAAGTACATGGATGGCCCCTGCCTGGTGCTGGCCGGCGCCGGCTCCGGCAAGACCCGTGTCATTACCCAGAAGATCGCGCACCTGATCGAGGAATGCGGCTACGATCCGCGCCACATCGCCGCGCTGACCTTCACCAACAAGGCCGCACTGGAAATGCAGGAGCGCATCGCCAAGCTGCTAAAGGATCCGCGCGGCGCCAAGCAGCTGACCGTATCGACCTTCCACTCGCTGGGCGTGCAGATCCTGCGCCGCGAGGCGCGCGAGCTGGGGCTGAAGGACCGCTTTTCCATCATGGACAGCGATGACTGCTTCTCGCTGGTGCAGGACATGGCCATGACCACCGACAAGCAGGTGATACGCCGCATCCAGAACACCATTTCGCTGTGGAAGAACGGCCTGGTCGATCCGGACAACGCCATCAGGCAGGCCGTCACCGAGGATGAAGCCCAGGCCGCGCGCATCTACCGCGACTACGTGGCTACGCTCGCGTCCTACCAGGCGGTGGACTTCGACGACCTGATCCGCCTGCCGGTGCAGCTGTTCCAGTCTAATGACACGGTGCGCGACAA
Coding sequences within:
- a CDS encoding SRPBCC family protein → MKFSHLVEINDPLNPLIEPLSRAQLWRGLVLRAERPKMFVPHLDACDILEKSAALVERELRYGDTVIRDRVSYLPQMQVHYHVPQQKDIPMSDLTMTIEEPQPGALYVRFIYDDHQGEENQAEAFYNEFRRSAYEEADIDTIRMVRELAENGALD
- a CDS encoding DEAD/DEAH box helicase gives rise to the protein MSDTSFPLFADLNLGEPLLRVLNELGYESPSPIQAATIPLLMSNRDVLGQAQTGTGKTAAFALPILGRLDVRQSAPQALVLAPTRELAIQVAEAFQRYATHIPGFHVMPIYGGQAYGPQLSALRRGVHVVVGTPGRVIDHLEKGSLDLSQLKTLVLDEADEMLRMGFIDDVETILQKTPQSRQTALFSATMPSAIRRIAQTYLREPAEVTIAAKTGTAENIRQRYWLVSGMQKLDALTRILEAETFDGMIIFARTKLGTEELAGKLAARGFSAAAINGDINQQQRERTIQMLKDGKIDILVATDVAARGLDVERISHVVNYDVPHDPESYTHRIGRTGRAGRSGEAILFITPREKGLLRVIERATRQPVSPLTLPTVEAVNDVRIARFKDQIADALAGGGLEIYRDLIEQYESEKNVPAIEIAAALARMARGDVPLLLEKPRREPAAERPERAERFERAERPERSDRFSRDEREAPPRRERAERGERPAEAGMARFRIEVGHMHGVKPGNIVGAIANEAGMDAKNIGRIDIEDDHSLLDLPDGLPDDVINKLKGVRISGRQLHLSRVGEQVEKIFTPAPAPRPASREAATAPRAERASAERAPAERAPREPAEERAPRERPVRDAGAESVTERAPKKDRKGDIGMERYRIEVGSSHGVKPANIVGAIANEAGLEAKYIGHIDIFDDHSVVDLPEGMPKELLQHLKTVWVAGQQLRISHADGPPAAPRAPGKRPPLTVPKRGAERRVDEKKTHRKGGKPK